Proteins encoded by one window of uncultured Draconibacterium sp.:
- a CDS encoding peptidase domain-containing ABC transporter, with the protein MAKFPFYQQFDAMDCGPTCLRMVAKYYGKHYTTEFLRENSYITREGVSLLGISDAAEAIGMRSMGVKITFQQLKNEAPLPCIVHWGQEHFVVVHQFKKGKVCVADPAFGRIEYSEKEFCEKWISTVSGGEEKGICLLLQPTPDFYQSEDDKVKRTGFQFVFNYLKPYKKLVIQLILGFFLGSCIQLVLPFLTQSVVDIGINNQDIGFIYLVLIAQLVLFISRMSVEFIRSWILLHISTRINISIISDFLIKLMKLPLGFFDSKMIGDILQRIEDHDRIERFLTAQSIGVLFSVFSLVVFAIVLAIYSWTVFLIFIIGSALYFVWIYVFMKRRRELDFKRFNKLSENQSKLIQIINGMQEIKLNNYEKQKRWEWERVQAGLFKVSVKSLSLQQYQDAGSVFINETKNILIIIISATAVVNGELTLGMMLAIQYIIGQLNTPLRQLINFMHTAQDAKISLERLAEIHEKKDESEAGKSYVRNLPENKGIAVNDLVFQYEGPRSPKVLNNINLEIPEKKTTAIVGTSGSGKTTLIKLLLGFYPPVAGDIKIGGTRLANYSPQMWRDNCGVVMQDGFIFSDSIAKNIVVNDELVDQERLLNAVKMANIQDYIEALPLSYNTKIGQEGVGLSQGQKQRILIARAIYKSPEYLFFDEATNALDANNEKMIMENMDKFSAGKTVVVVAHRLSTVKNADQIVVLDTGEIVERGTHEELIAKQGKYYQLVKNQLELGN; encoded by the coding sequence ATGGCAAAGTTCCCGTTTTATCAACAATTTGATGCAATGGATTGCGGCCCTACCTGCTTGCGTATGGTGGCCAAATATTACGGGAAACATTATACCACCGAATTTCTTCGCGAAAACTCTTATATCACCCGGGAGGGTGTATCATTATTGGGAATCAGCGATGCTGCCGAAGCGATCGGGATGCGCTCGATGGGAGTGAAAATCACTTTTCAGCAATTAAAGAACGAAGCACCACTTCCTTGTATCGTACATTGGGGACAGGAACATTTTGTTGTTGTTCATCAGTTTAAAAAAGGGAAAGTTTGTGTGGCAGACCCGGCTTTTGGGCGGATTGAATATTCGGAAAAAGAGTTTTGCGAAAAATGGATTTCTACAGTTTCTGGCGGTGAGGAAAAAGGAATTTGCCTGCTTCTGCAGCCAACTCCCGATTTTTACCAAAGCGAAGACGATAAGGTAAAACGTACCGGTTTTCAGTTCGTTTTCAATTACCTGAAACCATACAAGAAGCTGGTAATCCAGTTAATTCTGGGTTTCTTTCTGGGAAGTTGTATTCAGCTGGTATTGCCATTTTTAACGCAAAGTGTAGTTGATATTGGTATTAATAACCAGGACATTGGTTTTATCTATCTTGTTCTAATTGCCCAACTCGTTTTATTCATCAGCCGGATGTCGGTTGAGTTTATCCGCTCGTGGATATTGCTGCATATAAGTACTCGGATAAATATTTCCATTATCTCCGATTTCCTCATTAAATTGATGAAATTGCCGCTGGGTTTTTTCGATTCGAAAATGATCGGCGACATTTTACAGCGTATTGAAGATCACGACAGAATTGAGCGTTTTTTAACGGCACAATCGATAGGAGTTTTGTTCTCGGTTTTTAGTCTGGTGGTTTTTGCCATTGTGTTGGCCATTTATAGTTGGACTGTATTTTTGATTTTCATTATTGGTTCGGCCTTGTATTTTGTGTGGATTTATGTTTTTATGAAACGCCGGCGCGAGCTCGATTTCAAACGTTTTAATAAACTATCGGAAAATCAGAGCAAACTCATTCAGATTATTAACGGAATGCAGGAGATAAAACTGAACAACTACGAAAAGCAGAAACGCTGGGAGTGGGAGCGTGTTCAGGCCGGGCTGTTCAAAGTGAGTGTAAAAAGCCTTTCATTGCAGCAATACCAGGATGCCGGTTCGGTATTTATTAATGAAACAAAAAATATTCTCATCATAATTATTTCAGCCACGGCCGTTGTAAATGGCGAATTAACACTTGGTATGATGCTGGCTATACAATATATAATAGGGCAGCTAAATACTCCGTTGCGCCAGTTGATTAATTTTATGCACACTGCGCAGGATGCAAAAATCAGTTTGGAGCGCCTCGCAGAGATACACGAGAAAAAAGATGAGAGTGAAGCCGGTAAATCGTATGTGAGAAATCTGCCTGAAAATAAAGGAATAGCCGTTAACGATTTGGTTTTTCAGTATGAAGGACCGCGTTCTCCAAAGGTTTTAAATAATATCAATCTCGAAATTCCGGAAAAGAAAACAACTGCAATCGTGGGAACCAGCGGAAGCGGAAAAACCACACTGATAAAATTGTTGCTGGGCTTTTATCCGCCTGTTGCAGGCGATATTAAAATTGGTGGAACACGTTTGGCGAACTATTCTCCGCAAATGTGGCGCGATAACTGTGGAGTGGTAATGCAGGATGGTTTTATCTTTTCCGACAGCATTGCAAAAAATATTGTGGTGAATGACGAACTCGTTGACCAGGAGCGTTTGCTGAATGCCGTGAAGATGGCCAATATTCAGGATTATATTGAAGCGTTACCATTGAGCTATAATACAAAAATCGGTCAGGAAGGTGTTGGATTGAGTCAGGGACAGAAACAAAGGATACTGATTGCGCGTGCTATTTATAAATCGCCGGAGTATCTGTTTTTCGATGAGGCCACAAATGCGCTTGATGCCAACAACGAGAAAATGATCATGGAAAATATGGACAAGTTCTCGGCAGGAAAAACTGTAGTAGTTGTGGCGCACCGTTTAAGTACGGTGAAAAATGCCGACCAAATTGTGGTGCTCGATACAGGTGAAATTGTTGAACGCGGAACGCACGAGGAGCTGATTGCAAAACAAGGGAAATATTATCAACTGGTTAAAAATCAATTGGAACTGGGAAATTGA
- a CDS encoding HlyD family efflux transporter periplasmic adaptor subunit has protein sequence MADEQNKIEIRSGEVQEILGGVPSRIVRYGILMFVAIFSLIIIFSFIFYYPDILRSNIVVTTENPPATLVARATGKIEKLFVADKDHVESGQTIALIENPADYNDVLELEQMINAVQPAFDTLKFTVSQRFNKGLQLGAVQEYYSQFLTRYEELNEFYQRNYYMLKEESYREQLKNARILYDRLWEQKVAIDKEYQIKQRNYERQKKLLAGEVVSSTVLEQAESEMLSKKSELDGIRSTLAERQIDISELDQKIIENEKEYHDYKIQYESALIEAFNNLKSQASDWFLTYVLRSPIDGVVTFNKFYAENQNITEGDRVLTIVPEDVGEVIGKVELPVRGSGKVKEGLDVNVKFDNYPYMEYGLVRGKVKSVSLVPEDSFYMVEIVFPNGLVTNYDNELQMQSQLMGQAEIITEDLRLIQRIFNPLKSLWKERVK, from the coding sequence ATGGCTGACGAGCAAAATAAAATAGAAATTCGGTCCGGCGAAGTACAGGAGATACTTGGCGGAGTTCCGTCGCGCATTGTGAGGTACGGAATCCTTATGTTCGTGGCTATATTTTCGTTGATCATCATTTTTAGCTTCATCTTTTATTATCCCGATATTCTGCGTTCGAACATTGTTGTGACAACTGAAAATCCACCGGCTACATTGGTCGCCCGTGCAACCGGTAAAATCGAAAAATTGTTTGTGGCAGATAAAGATCATGTTGAATCCGGTCAAACCATTGCCTTGATTGAAAATCCGGCAGATTATAATGATGTGCTGGAATTGGAGCAAATGATAAATGCTGTTCAGCCGGCTTTTGATACGCTTAAATTTACTGTTTCGCAACGATTTAATAAAGGTCTGCAGTTGGGTGCAGTGCAAGAGTATTATTCGCAGTTTTTAACGCGCTACGAGGAATTGAATGAATTCTATCAACGCAACTATTATATGTTGAAAGAGGAATCGTACAGGGAGCAGTTGAAAAATGCCCGGATTTTGTACGACCGCCTTTGGGAGCAAAAAGTTGCCATCGACAAAGAATATCAGATTAAACAACGCAATTACGAACGCCAGAAAAAACTGCTGGCGGGCGAGGTTGTTTCTTCTACTGTTTTGGAGCAAGCAGAATCGGAAATGTTGAGTAAAAAATCGGAACTCGACGGTATACGTTCAACATTGGCAGAAAGACAAATTGATATCAGCGAACTGGATCAGAAAATTATTGAAAACGAAAAGGAATACCACGATTATAAAATCCAATATGAATCAGCCTTGATTGAGGCTTTTAATAACTTGAAAAGCCAGGCAAGCGATTGGTTTCTAACTTATGTGTTGCGTTCGCCTATTGACGGGGTGGTTACCTTTAATAAGTTTTATGCCGAGAACCAGAATATTACCGAAGGCGACCGTGTATTAACCATTGTACCCGAAGATGTAGGCGAAGTGATAGGGAAGGTTGAACTGCCTGTTCGGGGATCGGGAAAAGTGAAAGAAGGCCTCGATGTAAACGTAAAATTCGATAATTACCCTTACATGGAGTATGGTTTGGTGCGCGGTAAAGTTAAAAGTGTTTCGCTGGTTCCTGAAGACAGTTTTTATATGGTTGAAATCGTATTCCCTAATGGTTTGGTTACCAATTACGATAACGAGTTGCAAATGCAAAGTCAGTTGATGGGGCAGGCCGAAATTATTACCGAAGACCTGCGTTTGATTCAACGCATTTTTAATCCTTTAAAATCGCTCTGGAAAGAAAGGGTGAAGTAA
- a CDS encoding adenylate/guanylate cyclase domain-containing protein has product MHFKIGSYKKNLYLALLGFLSGAIYAIAEYYAKLGTADQQVFIPLLIRAVISGILFLTLVTYAGQILNRKVNQKKFIVSLLIKAVIYTAIISVILLVVNGIWFLLNQQYPFRLQFRYYFTNYTYFVNLLTIFPLILIVIAIGQIGSLHRKGDLLNFVLGRYNTPLEVERVFCFADLKGSTSIAEILGNVQYAAFLKEYYSDITEVINKTGAQIYQYVGDEIVISWPYRKALKDNNMIHCVFQMREVLQNKKEEYMKTYGFVPYFRAALHGGKVVVSWIGSYRKEIVYIGDVLNTTARIQGDCKRLNKNLLVSGDLLKHVENLGGIEAAFVEETVPTGKATKVKLYSLKKDDLSNLISSNTNGIKFKRRQKSP; this is encoded by the coding sequence ATGCATTTTAAAATCGGTAGTTATAAAAAGAACCTTTACCTGGCATTATTAGGCTTTCTTTCGGGTGCTATTTATGCCATTGCTGAATATTATGCGAAACTGGGAACAGCAGATCAGCAGGTTTTTATTCCCCTATTAATCAGAGCTGTTATTAGCGGAATATTGTTTTTAACTTTAGTTACTTATGCCGGTCAGATTTTAAACAGAAAGGTCAACCAAAAAAAATTTATTGTAAGTCTTCTGATCAAAGCGGTAATTTACACGGCTATAATTTCGGTTATTCTACTTGTGGTAAATGGAATTTGGTTCCTGTTAAATCAGCAATACCCTTTCCGATTACAGTTCCGATATTATTTCACCAACTATACCTATTTTGTTAACCTGCTAACCATTTTCCCGCTAATACTTATTGTAATCGCCATTGGTCAGATTGGAAGTCTGCACCGCAAAGGCGATTTGCTTAATTTTGTGCTGGGCCGTTACAATACACCGCTTGAAGTGGAAAGAGTATTTTGTTTTGCCGACCTTAAAGGTTCTACTTCAATTGCCGAAATACTCGGAAATGTACAATATGCAGCATTCTTAAAAGAATACTATTCCGATATTACAGAAGTAATAAATAAGACTGGAGCACAAATATACCAATATGTTGGTGACGAAATAGTTATAAGCTGGCCTTATCGGAAAGCTCTAAAAGATAACAATATGATACATTGTGTTTTCCAAATGAGGGAAGTACTACAAAACAAAAAGGAAGAGTACATGAAGACCTACGGTTTTGTGCCCTATTTTAGGGCGGCTTTACACGGAGGAAAAGTAGTAGTTTCATGGATTGGAAGCTATCGGAAAGAGATTGTTTATATTGGCGATGTACTGAATACTACCGCACGTATTCAAGGCGACTGCAAACGACTGAATAAAAACTTACTGGTATCCGGCGATTTATTAAAACATGTAGAGAACCTGGGAGGAATAGAGGCTGCTTTTGTTGAAGAAACGGTGCCAACAGGAAAAGCAACCAAAGTAAAGCTTTACAGCCTAAAGAAAGATGATTTAAGCAACCTGATTTCGTCAAACACTAACGGAATAAAGTTTAAACGTCGTCAAAAATCGCCATAA
- the rpsL gene encoding 30S ribosomal protein S12: protein MPTIQQLVRKGRQTKVEKSKSPALDSCPQRRGVCVRVYTTTPKKPNSAMRKVARVRLTNGKEVNAYIPGEGHNLQEHSIVLVRGGRVKDLPGVRYHLIRGALDTAGVEGRLQRRSKYGAKKPKK from the coding sequence ATGCCAACTATTCAACAGTTAGTTAGAAAAGGAAGACAAACTAAAGTTGAGAAAAGTAAATCTCCGGCTTTAGATTCATGCCCACAACGTCGTGGAGTATGTGTTCGTGTTTATACCACTACGCCAAAGAAACCAAACTCGGCAATGCGTAAAGTTGCAAGGGTAAGGTTAACCAATGGTAAAGAGGTGAATGCTTACATTCCTGGTGAAGGTCATAACCTTCAGGAGCACTCAATTGTGCTTGTTCGTGGAGGTAGAGTGAAAGACCTTCCGGGTGTACGTTATCACTTAATTCGCGGTGCGCTGGATACTGCGGGTGTTGAAGGACGTTTACAACGTCGTTCGAAATATGGTGCGAAAAAACCGAAAAAATAA
- the rpsG gene encoding 30S ribosomal protein S7, whose product MRKSKPKKRILLPDPKFNDTLVTRFVNDLMVDGKKSTAYTVFYEAIDMVEKRMKDTELSPLDVWKKALENITPNVEVKSRRVGGATFQVPMEVRPERKNAISIKNMILFARKRSGRSMADKLSAEIIAAFNEEGGAYKRKEDTHRMAEANRAFAHFRF is encoded by the coding sequence ATGAGAAAGTCGAAACCAAAGAAGAGGATCCTTTTACCGGATCCAAAATTCAACGACACTTTAGTAACCAGGTTTGTGAATGACCTAATGGTTGACGGAAAAAAATCAACAGCCTACACAGTATTCTACGAGGCTATTGATATGGTAGAAAAAAGAATGAAAGATACTGAGTTGTCTCCTCTTGATGTTTGGAAAAAAGCATTAGAGAACATTACTCCAAATGTTGAAGTAAAGAGTCGCCGTGTTGGTGGTGCTACTTTCCAGGTTCCGATGGAAGTTCGTCCGGAAAGAAAAAACGCCATCAGTATCAAGAATATGATTTTGTTTGCCCGTAAACGTTCGGGAAGATCTATGGCCGATAAATTATCCGCTGAGATCATTGCTGCTTTCAACGAAGAAGGTGGTGCATACAAAAGGAAAGAAGATACACACAGAATGGCAGAAGCTAACCGTGCATTCGCACACTTCAGATTCTAG
- the fusA gene encoding elongation factor G, with protein sequence MAKQDLKYTRNIGIMAHIDAGKTTVTERILYYTGLTHRIGEVHDGAATMDWMEQEQERGITITSAATTTFWKHNDIEHKINIIDTPGHVDFTVEVERSLRILDGTVALFCAVGGVEAQSETVWRQAEKYGVPRIAFVNKMDRQGADFFNVYNEIKEKLGANPVPMQIPIGAEETFEGVIDLVEMKAVRWEEDATMGTKYVLSEIPAELQEQAEEWKENLVESVAEVDDEILERYFEDPDSITAEEMMAVIRKATLEGVIIPMMCGSAFKNKGVQRLLDAVCEFLPSPLDKGEVKGKNPVIDKEVTRQPDADEPLAALAFKIATDPFVGRLAFIRVYSGTLNAGDTVYNSRTGKKERISRLYQMHSNKQNPKDSISAGDICAAVGFKDIRTGDTLGDLKNPIELESMDFPEPVIGIAIEPKSQKDVDKLGNGLAKLAEEDPTFVVKTDEDSGQTVIRGMGELHLEILIDRLRREFKVECNQGAPQVAYKEAITEEVELREVFKKQTGGRGKFADVIVKVEPAEQGKEGLEFIDAVKGGRIPREFIPSVEKGFKDALANGPLAGFPVDSLKVTLLDGSFHPVDSDQLSFEICARQAFKSAASKAKPALLEPIMDVEIVTPEEYMGDIIADLNRRRGEVASMDSKGNAKVIEAKVPLSEQFGYVTVLRTLSSGRATSSMEFSHYAEVPRGLAEKVLADCNGKVDLLK encoded by the coding sequence ATGGCTAAACAAGATCTGAAATATACCAGAAATATTGGTATTATGGCGCACATCGACGCCGGAAAGACCACTGTAACAGAACGTATTCTGTATTATACAGGTTTAACTCACCGTATTGGAGAGGTGCACGATGGTGCTGCTACCATGGATTGGATGGAGCAAGAGCAGGAAAGAGGTATTACAATTACTTCTGCTGCAACTACAACTTTCTGGAAACACAATGACATTGAGCACAAGATTAATATCATTGATACTCCGGGACACGTTGACTTCACCGTTGAGGTGGAGCGTTCATTAAGAATTTTGGATGGTACGGTAGCTTTGTTCTGCGCTGTTGGTGGTGTAGAGGCTCAGTCTGAAACTGTATGGCGTCAGGCTGAAAAATACGGAGTTCCACGTATTGCATTTGTAAACAAAATGGACCGTCAGGGTGCCGATTTCTTTAACGTGTACAACGAGATTAAAGAAAAATTAGGTGCTAACCCTGTTCCAATGCAAATTCCTATTGGTGCTGAAGAGACTTTCGAAGGGGTTATCGACCTTGTAGAAATGAAGGCAGTGCGTTGGGAAGAAGATGCAACAATGGGAACCAAGTATGTTCTTAGTGAAATTCCTGCAGAGCTGCAAGAACAAGCTGAAGAGTGGAAAGAAAATCTGGTTGAGTCTGTTGCAGAAGTAGATGACGAAATTCTTGAGCGCTATTTCGAAGATCCGGATTCAATTACAGCAGAAGAAATGATGGCTGTTATCCGTAAAGCAACGTTGGAAGGAGTAATTATTCCAATGATGTGTGGATCAGCATTTAAAAATAAAGGTGTACAGCGTTTGTTGGATGCTGTTTGTGAGTTCCTGCCATCTCCACTTGATAAAGGTGAAGTTAAAGGTAAAAATCCGGTAATTGATAAAGAAGTAACACGTCAGCCTGATGCTGATGAGCCATTGGCTGCATTAGCATTCAAAATCGCTACCGACCCATTCGTAGGTCGTTTGGCATTTATTCGCGTTTACTCGGGTACTTTGAATGCCGGAGATACTGTATATAACTCGCGTACAGGAAAAAAAGAGCGTATCTCGCGTTTGTACCAGATGCACTCTAACAAGCAAAATCCTAAAGATTCTATCTCGGCAGGCGATATTTGCGCTGCAGTAGGTTTTAAAGATATTCGTACAGGTGATACACTTGGCGATCTTAAAAACCCAATTGAGCTGGAAAGCATGGACTTTCCGGAGCCTGTTATTGGTATTGCTATCGAGCCTAAATCGCAAAAAGACGTTGACAAACTTGGAAACGGTTTGGCGAAACTGGCAGAGGAAGATCCAACATTTGTTGTTAAAACCGACGAAGATTCAGGTCAGACTGTAATTCGTGGAATGGGTGAGCTTCACCTTGAAATTTTGATCGACCGTTTGCGTCGTGAGTTCAAAGTAGAGTGTAACCAGGGAGCACCACAGGTAGCATACAAAGAAGCAATTACCGAAGAGGTTGAGTTGCGCGAAGTATTCAAGAAACAAACTGGTGGTCGTGGTAAATTTGCCGATGTAATTGTAAAAGTAGAGCCTGCTGAGCAAGGAAAAGAAGGGCTTGAGTTTATCGATGCTGTGAAAGGTGGACGTATTCCTCGCGAATTTATTCCTTCAGTAGAAAAAGGTTTTAAAGATGCATTGGCGAACGGTCCGTTGGCAGGTTTCCCTGTTGACAGCCTGAAAGTAACTTTGCTTGATGGTTCATTCCACCCTGTGGATTCAGACCAGTTATCGTTTGAGATTTGTGCGCGCCAGGCATTCAAGAGCGCTGCATCAAAAGCAAAACCTGCGCTTCTTGAGCCAATTATGGATGTTGAGATCGTTACTCCGGAAGAGTATATGGGTGATATTATCGCCGATCTTAACCGTCGTCGTGGCGAAGTAGCCAGCATGGATAGTAAAGGAAATGCTAAAGTAATCGAAGCAAAAGTTCCGCTTTCGGAGCAGTTTGGTTATGTAACAGTATTGCGTACACTTTCTTCGGGTCGTGCAACTTCTTCAATGGAATTCAGCCATTATGCAGAAGTACCACGTGGCCTTGCTGAGAAAGTATTGGCAGATTGTAACGGAAAAGTTGATTTATTAAAATAA
- the rpsJ gene encoding 30S ribosomal protein S10, translating into MSQKIRIKLKSYDHNLVDKSAEKIVKTVKTTGAVVSGPIPLPTHRRVFTVLRSTFVNKKSREQFQLSSYKRLIDIYSSTAKTIDALMKLELPSGVEVEIKV; encoded by the coding sequence ATGAGTCAAAAGATCAGGATTAAGCTTAAATCGTACGATCACAACTTGGTAGACAAGTCGGCTGAGAAAATCGTTAAAACAGTAAAAACTACTGGTGCTGTAGTAAGTGGTCCTATTCCACTTCCTACTCACCGCAGAGTTTTCACCGTTTTACGTTCAACCTTCGTAAATAAAAAATCGAGGGAGCAATTTCAGTTGTCATCTTACAAACGTTTGATCGACATTTACAGCTCAACCGCTAAAACAATCGACGCACTAATGAAGCTGGAGCTTCCAAGTGGCGTTGAAGTAGAAATTAAAGTTTGA
- the rplC gene encoding 50S ribosomal protein L3 — translation MAGIIGKKIGMTSVFSVEGKNIPCTVIEAGPCVVTQVKTEETDGYEALQLAYGEKKDKHATKAEVGHFKKAGVSPKRKVVEFHNTYQEEFELGQEIDVSIFNEKDYVDIIGVSKGKGFQGVVKRHNFRGVNDATHGQHNRLRAPGSIGASSWPSRVFKGMRMAGRDGGKTVTIENLEVVKIVPEKNVIVVKGSVPGAKGSYLIIRKQWN, via the coding sequence ATGGCTGGTATTATTGGAAAAAAAATCGGAATGACATCCGTATTCAGTGTTGAGGGGAAAAACATCCCATGCACTGTGATTGAAGCCGGTCCTTGTGTAGTTACACAGGTTAAGACCGAAGAGACCGACGGCTACGAAGCGCTTCAGTTAGCTTATGGCGAGAAAAAAGACAAGCACGCCACTAAAGCTGAAGTTGGCCACTTTAAAAAGGCTGGTGTTTCACCAAAGCGCAAAGTAGTAGAGTTCCACAACACCTATCAGGAAGAATTTGAATTGGGACAAGAGATTGACGTTAGCATTTTCAACGAGAAAGATTATGTTGACATCATTGGTGTTTCAAAAGGTAAAGGATTCCAGGGGGTAGTAAAACGTCACAATTTCCGTGGTGTTAACGATGCAACACACGGACAGCACAACAGGCTGAGAGCACCAGGTTCTATCGGTGCATCATCATGGCCTTCACGCGTATTTAAAGGTATGCGTATGGCTGGTAGAGACGGTGGAAAAACAGTTACAATTGAAAACCTCGAGGTAGTAAAAATTGTACCTGAAAAGAATGTAATAGTGGTAAAAGGTTCAGTACCTGGAGCCAAAGGTTCATACTTAATTATTAGAAAACAATGGAACTAA
- the rplD gene encoding 50S ribosomal protein L4: protein MELSVLNIEGKETGKKVTLNDTIFGIEPSDHAIYLDVKQYMANQRQGTSKSKERGEITGSTKKIKRQKGTGTARAGSIKSPIFRGGGTIFGPRPRNYGFKLNKKVKQLARKSALTYKANEKSIMVVEDFNFEAPKTKEMVALQSNLQIAEKKALFVLPTENNNIYLSSRNLQDVSVVTASELNTYQILNAKAIVLCEGSVAKIEEAFKL, encoded by the coding sequence ATGGAACTAAGTGTACTGAATATCGAAGGAAAAGAAACCGGAAAGAAAGTCACTTTGAACGACACCATTTTCGGTATTGAGCCAAGCGACCACGCCATTTATTTGGATGTAAAACAATACATGGCTAACCAACGCCAGGGTACTAGCAAGAGTAAAGAACGTGGTGAAATTACTGGTAGTACCAAAAAGATTAAAAGACAAAAAGGTACAGGTACAGCACGTGCCGGTAGCATTAAGTCTCCAATCTTCCGTGGTGGTGGTACTATTTTTGGCCCACGCCCGCGTAATTACGGTTTCAAGCTGAACAAAAAAGTGAAGCAATTGGCCCGTAAATCAGCTTTAACTTATAAAGCAAACGAAAAAAGCATCATGGTAGTTGAAGACTTCAATTTCGAAGCTCCAAAAACTAAAGAGATGGTTGCCCTGCAAAGCAATTTGCAAATTGCTGAAAAAAAGGCACTTTTCGTTTTACCAACTGAAAATAATAACATATATTTGTCGTCGCGAAATTTGCAAGACGTATCGGTTGTAACTGCTTCAGAGTTAAATACTTACCAGATTTTGAATGCAAAAGCGATTGTGCTTTGCGAGGGATCTGTTGCGAAAATTGAAGAAGCATTTAAACTTTAA
- the rplW gene encoding 50S ribosomal protein L23: protein MEILVKPLVTEKMTDQSERFNRYGFVVARNASKPEIKKAVEDLYNVSVESVNTMVYGGKVKSRYTKGGIITGKTAAFKKAIVTLVEGDSIDFYSNI from the coding sequence ATGGAAATTTTAGTAAAACCATTAGTTACAGAAAAAATGACCGATCAGTCGGAACGTTTTAACCGTTACGGTTTTGTGGTAGCTCGCAATGCAAGTAAACCTGAAATTAAAAAGGCGGTTGAAGATCTTTATAACGTTTCGGTTGAAAGCGTAAACACCATGGTTTATGGTGGTAAGGTTAAATCGAGATATACCAAAGGTGGTATTATTACCGGTAAAACAGCAGCTTTCAAAAAAGCTATTGTTACTTTGGTTGAAGGAGATAGTATTGACTTTTATAGTAATATATAA
- the rplB gene encoding 50S ribosomal protein L2 — protein sequence MAVRKLKPVTPGQRHKVIGAFDTITASTPEKSLLEPIKKSGGRNNQGRMTMRYIGGGHKRKYRVIDFMRDKDGVAAVVDSIQYDPNRTARIALLKYEDGEKRYMIAPNGLQVGQTVKSGTGIEPEIGNCLPLAEIPLGTLVHNIELHPGQGGVMARSAGAYAQLTSRDGKYAILKLPSGESRMVLTSCRATVGTVGNTEHNIEKSGKAGRSRWLGRRPRVRGVVMNPVDHPMGGGEGRNSGGHPRSRNGMLAKGYKTRSKKKASNKYIVERRKK from the coding sequence ATGGCAGTAAGAAAACTGAAACCAGTAACTCCGGGTCAAAGGCACAAAGTAATTGGCGCTTTTGATACCATTACTGCATCTACACCTGAAAAATCATTGTTGGAGCCCATTAAAAAGTCCGGTGGTCGTAACAACCAGGGACGCATGACAATGAGGTATATAGGTGGGGGACATAAACGCAAATACCGTGTTATCGACTTTATGCGCGATAAAGACGGTGTTGCAGCTGTTGTCGATTCAATTCAGTACGATCCAAACCGTACTGCTCGTATCGCCCTTCTGAAATATGAAGATGGCGAAAAACGTTACATGATTGCGCCTAACGGGTTGCAAGTTGGCCAAACTGTAAAGAGCGGTACCGGAATCGAACCTGAAATCGGGAATTGTCTTCCCCTTGCTGAAATACCTCTTGGTACTTTGGTTCACAACATTGAACTTCACCCTGGACAGGGTGGGGTGATGGCACGTAGTGCAGGTGCTTATGCACAATTGACCTCACGTGATGGCAAATATGCAATTTTGAAATTACCATCAGGCGAATCTCGTATGGTACTTACGTCCTGCAGGGCTACAGTAGGTACGGTTGGAAATACAGAACATAACATCGAGAAATCGGGTAAAGCCGGTCGCTCTCGTTGGTTAGGAAGAAGACCACGTGTTCGTGGTGTTGTAATGAACCCTGTCGATCACCCAATGGGTGGTGGTGAAGGAAGAAATTCAGGAGGACACCCAAGATCACGTAATGGTATGCTTGCGAAAGGTTACAAAACCCGTTCGAAGAAAAAAGCTTCCAACAAGTATATTGTAGAACGTAGGAAAAAATAG
- the rpsS gene encoding 30S ribosomal protein S19 yields MSRSLKKGPFIDFKLERKVLAMNESNKKSVVKTWARASVISPDFVGHTIAVHNGNKFIPVYVTENMVGHRLGEFAPTRTFRGHAGNKKR; encoded by the coding sequence ATGAGTCGTTCATTAAAGAAAGGTCCATTTATCGATTTCAAGTTAGAACGTAAAGTTTTAGCTATGAATGAATCGAACAAAAAATCGGTTGTGAAAACCTGGGCCAGAGCATCAGTAATTTCTCCTGATTTTGTAGGACACACTATTGCAGTACATAATGGAAACAAATTCATCCCGGTATATGTCACCGAAAATATGGTGGGACACCGTTTGGGCGAATTTGCTCCAACCCGTACATTCAGGGGGCATGCTGGTAATAAGAAAAGATAG